One genomic segment of Drosophila melanogaster chromosome 3L includes these proteins:
- the ddbt gene encoding deadbeat, isoform C, which translates to MARSQSKMIRAAMVVDDPNMVAWLPYLNFLRFLKRNFYPRTDLRRLLQVGLIRWIALSDAQKRLFEPERILARVARRQRNKRRRRLLRRARHGQKGRGAVRRPIYDSRPKPRRRKPK; encoded by the exons ATGGCGCGTTCCCAGTCGAAAATGATTCGGGCCGCCATGGTCGTGGACGACCCTAATATGGTGGCCTGGCTGCCATACCTTAACTTTCTTCGCTTTCTGAAGCGAAACTTCTATCCCAGGACTGATTTGCGCCGCTTACTTCAGGTGGGACTCATCCGTTGGATCGCACTTAGCGATGCCCAGAAGAGGTTATTTGAGCCAGAA CGAATCCTGGCGCGTGTGGCTCGCAGGCAAAGGAATAAACGACGCCGCCGACTACTTCGCCGTGCTCGGCATGGCCAGAAAGGACGTGGTGCAGTGCGACGCCCCATCTACGACAGCCGTCCTAAACCGCGACGCCGCAAACCGAAGTAG
- the ddbt gene encoding deadbeat, isoform D, producing the protein MARSQSKMIRAAMVVDDPNMVAWLPYLNFLRFLKRNFYPRTDLRRLLQVGLIRWIALSDAQKSESWRVWLAGKGINDAADYFAVLGMARKDVVQCDAPSTTAVLNRDAANRSRE; encoded by the exons ATGGCGCGTTCCCAGTCGAAAATGATTCGGGCCGCCATGGTCGTGGACGACCCTAATATGGTGGCCTGGCTGCCATACCTTAACTTTCTTCGCTTTCTGAAGCGAAACTTCTATCCCAGGACTGATTTGCGCCGCTTACTTCAGGTGGGACTCATCCGTTGGATCGCACTTAGCGATGCCCAGAAGAG CGAATCCTGGCGCGTGTGGCTCGCAGGCAAAGGAATAAACGACGCCGCCGACTACTTCGCCGTGCTCGGCATGGCCAGAAAGGACGTGGTGCAGTGCGACGCCCCATCTACGACAGCCGTCCTAAACCGCGACGCCGCAAACCGAAGTAGAGAGTGA
- the CG32344 gene encoding uncharacterized protein has translation MRKKQADEIPGFPSLDNDAGTSDRGADILKSKSKKNKSGGFQSMGLGFELIKGITKRGYKVPTPIQRKTIPLILEGRDVVAMAKTGSGKTACFLIPLFEKLQRREPTKGARALILSPTRELAVQTYKFIKELGRFMELKSILVLGGDSMDSQFSAIHTCPDVIVATPGRFLHLCVEMDLKLNSIEYVVFDEADRLFEMGFGEQLNETLHRLPSSRQTVMFSATLPKLLVEFARAGLNDPVLIRLDVESKLPDALALKFLYCRPDDRYTALVVLLKYVIPVQSQTVVFAGTQHHVELISYILTEAGISNASVYSSLDPAARKINTAKFVNKKVSVLIVTDVAARGIDIPSLDFVVNLHFPGKPKLFVHRVGRCARAGRTGTAYSIVSTDDTAHLLDLHLFLNRPFNIHDSSALGTIPQDLLEEEHLTVTDIKKSHHIAGVLRTSENAYKKYLSSRPVASTDANARVKKIKFFALKPLEDFFTAAPVLAQAAEASGQSTESQAKVSAAERKLQEEKHDILVKMRSFRPGGTVFELNTTQKSTQFIVMKEKRMQHAEVINKFRQQRAEEDIDEEKKTIEALNPSSGRMPTADEEAISSTFNKVVAPKRLQNMDALYKDKPKKKKRKINSKDEDHYVPYQSADKHTEDGLAINNFERQAQNAEFSVSDRDLSQEVKHKPGLKKWDRIKKKMVSVQDPRANKIRTESGAWIPASFKTGRYAEWKEKSKIEDQLQRENAGSDDENAKPLSHAQRYPVSRHARHNLKLELKKRLTGNDKEMRRPEQIVKSRMRLEFIKKRNEENAERKSENRKRSMRKTQRPKAQSTGGSKRRK, from the exons atg CGTAAGAAGCAGGCGGATGAAATACCAGGCTTTCCATCACTGGACAACGATGCCGGCACCAGCGACCGGGGCGCCGACATTctcaagtccaagtccaagaaGAACAAGAGTGGTGGATTCCAGTCGATGGGCCTGGGCTTCGAGCTGATAAAGGGCATCACCAAGCGGGGTTACAAGGTTCCCACCCCCATACAGCGGAAAACGATTCCGCTGATCCTGGAGGGACGCGATGTGGTGGCAATGGCCAAGACGGGCTCTGGCAAGACGGCCTGCTTTCTGATTCCGCTCTTTGAAAAGCTACAGAGGCGCGAGCCCACAAAGGGGGCCCGTGCCCTGATCCTGTCTCCGACGCGCGAACTGGCTGTGCAGACGTATAAGTTCATAAAGGAGCTGGGCCGCTTTATGGAACTGAAGAGCATTCTGGTGCTAGGTGGCGACTCCATGGACTCACAGTTCTCGGCCATACATACCTGTCCGGACGTAATTGTTGCAACGCCAGGTCGTTTTCTTCATTTGTGCGTAGAAATGGACTTGAAGCTAAATTCCATAG AGTACGTGGTGTTTGATGAAGCCGATCGACTCTTCGAGATGGGCTTCGGCGAGCAACTGAACGAAACGTTGCACAGATTGCCATCGTCCCGGCAGACGGTCATGTTTTCAGCCACGCTGCCAAAACTGCTAGTAGAGTTCGCCCGTGCCGGACTGAACGACCCAGTGCTCATTCGTTTAGACGTCGAATCCAAGCTCCCGGATGCGCTGGCTCTAAAGTTTCTGTACTGTCGACCAGACGACCGCTACACAGCACTTGTGGTTCTTCTTAAGTACGTTATTCCGGTGCAGTCGCAAACCGTGGTGTTCGCCGGTACTCAGCACCATGTCGAACTCATTTCGTACATACTTACTGAGGCTGGAATCTCCAACGCCTCAGTCTACTCCAGCCTGGATCCAGCTGCACGCAAAATAAACACCGCCAAATTTGTGAACAAAAAGGTGTCCGTGCTAATAGTCACGGACGTGGCCGCGCGTGGTATTGACATTCCCAGTCTAGACTTTGTGGTGAACCTGCACTTCCCGGGTAAACCGAAACTGTTTGTCCACCGGGTAGGTCGTTGCGCTCGCGCTGGTCGCACAGGAACCGCATACTCTATTGTATCCACAGACGACACAGCACATCTACTGGATCTGCACTTGTTCTTGAACAGACCCTTTAATATACACGACAGCTCGGCATTGGGAACCATTCCGCAAGATTTGCTCGAGGAAGAGCACCTCACAGTGACCGATATAAAGAAAAGTCACCATATT GCCGGAGTATTGCGCACCAGCGAAAACGCCTACAAAAAATACTTGAGTTCCCGACCAGTAGCCTCCACGGATGCCAACGCGCGTgtaaagaaaattaaattctttgCTCTCAAGCCATTGGAGGATTTCTTCACAGCTGCCCCTGTGCTCGCCCAGGCGGCTGAAGCTAGTGGACAATCAACAGAGTCGCAGGCAAAGGTGAGCGCCGCAGAGCGCAAGTTGCAGGAGGAAAAGCACGATATACTGGTGAAGATGCGTAGTTTCCGTCCTGGTGGT ACCGTTTTTGAACTCAACACCACTCAAAAGTCCACGCAGTTTATCGTTATGAAGGAAAAACGAATGCAGCATGCGGAAGTAATCAACAAGTTTAGGCAGCAGCGCGCAGAAGAGGACATAGACGAGGAAAAGAAAACGATCGAGGCGCTCAACCCAAGCTCAGGCAGAATGCCCACCGCCGACGAGGAAGCTATTAGTAGTACTTTCAATAAAGTCGTTGCGCCCAAGAGGCTCCAGAACATGGACGCCCTTTACAAGGACAAGCCAAAGAAGAAAAAGCGGAAGATAAACAGCAAGGACGAGGATCACTATGTGCCGTACCAGTCGGCAGACAAGCACACAGAGGATGGTCTGGCCATTAACAACTTTGAGCGGCAGGCGCAGAACGCCGAGTTTTCGGTGTCGGACCGCGACTTATCCCAGGAAGTGAAGCACAAGCCCGGCCTTAAGAAGTGGGACcgaattaagaaaaaaatggTCTCTGTACAAGATCCGCGAGCCAACAAAATTCGGACCGAGTCCGGTGCGTGGATTCCTGCCTCCTTTAAAACAGGTCGTTATGCTGAGTGGAAGGAGAAGTCTAAGATCGAGGACCAGCTGCAGCGCGAAAATGCAGGTAGTGATGACGAAAACGCCAAGCCGTTGAGCCATGCCCAGCGCTACCCAGTCAGTCGTCATGCGCGGCACAACTTAAAGCTAGAACTTAAGAAGCGACTGACCGGAAACGACAAGGAGATGCGCCGCCCCGAGCAAATTGTCAAGTCTCGCATGCGACtggagttcattaaaaagcgCAACGAAGAGAACGCAGAGAGGAAAAGCGAAAACCGCAAGCGCAGCATGCGGAAAACGCAGCGCCCCAAAGCTCAATCAACTGGGGGCTCGAAAAGAAGGAAGTAG
- the Atac3 gene encoding Ada2a-containing complex component 3, isoform C, with the protein MHSLGASKVVATLRADGHVYPMENSNLMHYEIRTEGDVQQKKGILVGPATCVDLGKQLLQCARDSDVAGVKAALAHGAPFASDWLGMSALHFAAMNNQLEICEILLQGGINMDGKTKVDRTPLHLACYYGHERIVSLLLALKCSVNSRDMLRMTPLHWAVEKKHKGIVRLLLKCQADVTLVSKFGKTPIGLAVYTEQADVLAELEAARQAQASKKLHEESEKETNEAVSSIMDEPEVIKTVDDKEMSVEERMDVLENMRGHANVLRNTALYILKTHEIADMVQDNDDEDSKEMLNTALQNGRQLVLSEGGRMLLHETKSGISGKQSTNGNARPSVAALRTNVNNSHPKIRMNVLKQKDLPSPAGVAKNKNIRIISLTDFKKLYGSDSTAKSLQKIPASLASSGMVRHLPDGTKLVNMRQLQARQLKLPSLQRPQDLTALEESHSQNEAAVPSPLPSGHPASGSSLRGQVGTVQTIQLRPSLSAGSGQGAVNNGAAPGKTIVNATKQSPKSPNVMPLLTSSEICRQLHELRRQNEDLRRRADSFQREKEEMLRRIDRLEQMVLVQESEADLDFGEDV; encoded by the exons ATGCACAGTCTCGGCGCCAGCAAAGTCGTTGCTACTCTCCGAGCGGATGGTCACGTCTACCCCATGGAGAACTCCAACCTGATGCACTACGAGATC CGCACCGAAGGGGATGTCCAGCAAAAGAAGGGGATCCTGGTGGGTCCGGCCACATGCGTTGACCTGGGCAAACAGCTGCTCCAGTGCGCCAGAGACAGCGATGTAGCTGGGGTCAAGGCGGCGCTAGCGCATGGAGCTCCCTTCGCTTCCGACTGGCTAGGTATGTCGGCACTTCACTTTGCCGCCATGAACAATCAGCTGGAGATTTGCGAAATCCTCCTGCAGGGGGGCATTAACATGGATGGCAAGACCAAGGTAGACCGAACGCCGCTCCACCTAGCCTGCTACTACGGTCACGAGCGGATAGTCAGCTTGCTGCTAGCGCTAAAGTGCAGCGTCAACTCCCGCGACATG CTTCGCATGACCCCGCTGCACTGGGCGGTCGAGAAAAAACACAAGGGAATTGTGCGCCTGCTACTCAAGTGCCAGGCAGATGTCACCTTGGTCTCCAAATTCGGCAAGACGCCGATCGGACTTGCCGTGTACACGGAACAAGCGGATGTGCTGGCGGAGTTGGAAGCGGCACGACAGGCGCAGGCCAGTAAGAAGTTACACGAGGAATCGGAG AAGGAAACCAATGAAGCTGTCAGCTCAATAATGGACGAACCGGAAGTAATTAAAACCGTGGACGACAAAGAAATGTCGGTTGAAGAACGAATGGATGTCCTAGAAAACATGCGAGGCC ATGCAAACGTCCTGCGGAACACTGCGCTTTACATACTAAAGACGCACGAAATCGCAGACATGGTGCAGGACAACGATGACGAGGACTCGAAAGAAATGCTGAACACTGCGTTGCAGAATGGACGCCAACTTGTCCTCTCTGAAGGAGGACGCATGCTGCTGCACGAAACAAAATCGGGCATCAGCGGCAAGCAATCCACGAACGGAAACGCCCGGCCTTCGGTCGCAGCGCTCCGCACAAATGTTAATAATTCTCATCCCAAGATTCGGATGAATGTCCTGAAGCAGAAGGATCTTCCGTCACCGGCGGGAGTTGCCAAGAACAAG AATATACGCATTATCTCGTTGACTGATTTTAAGAAACTCTACGGATCGGACAGCACGGCAAAGTCCCTTCAGAAAATACCCGCCTCATTGGCAAG CTCTGGAATGGTGCGGCATCTTCCCGATGGCACAAAGCTAGTCAACATGCGCCAGTTGCAGGCTCGACAG TTAAAGCTCCCCTCCCTGCAAAGGCCGCAGGATCTCACTGCGCTAGAAGAATCACACAGCCAGAACGAAGCCGCGGTCCCATCCCCACTGCCTTCAGGCCATCCCGCGTCGGGCAGTTCGCTTAGGGGACAAGTGGGCACCGTCCAGACGATACAGCTGCGACCTTCACTCTCGGCAGGATCCGGCCAAGGCGCAGTAAACAACGGGGCGGCACCTGGCAAGACAATCGTCAATGCGACGAAGCAGTCGCCGAAATCTCCGAACGTGATGCCGCTGCTAACTTCTTCTGAGATCTGTCGCCAGCTTCACGAGTTGCGGCGTCAAAACGAAGACCTGCGGCGGCGGGCCGACTCCTTTCAGCGGGAAAAGGAGGAAATGCTGAGGCGCATTGACCGCCTGGAGCAGATGGTGCTGGTTCAAGAGTCGGAGGCGGACTTGGATTTTGGAGAGGACGTTTAG
- the Atac3 gene encoding Ada2a-containing complex component 3, isoform D, which produces MHSLGASKVVATLRADGHVYPMENSNLMHYEIRTEGDVQQKKGILVGPATCVDLGKQLLQCARDSDVAGVKAALAHGAPFASDWLGMSALHFAAMNNQLEICEILLQGGINMDGKTKVDRTPLHLACYYGHERIVSLLLALKCSVNSRDMLRMTPLHWAVEKKHKGIVRLLLKCQADVTLVSKFGKTPIGLAVYTEQADVLAELEAARQAQASKKLHEESEQQAHKTKKETNEAVSSIMDEPEVIKTVDDKEMSVEERMDVLENMRGHANVLRNTALYILKTHEIADMVQDNDDEDSKEMLNTALQNGRQLVLSEGGRMLLHETKSGISGKQSTNGNARPSVAALRTNVNNSHPKIRMNVLKQKDLPSPAGVAKNKNIRIISLTDFKKLYGSDSTAKSLQKIPASLASSGMVRHLPDGTKLVNMRQLQARQLKLPSLQRPQDLTALEESHSQNEAAVPSPLPSGHPASGSSLRGQVGTVQTIQLRPSLSAGSGQGAVNNGAAPGKTIVNATKQSPKSPNVMPLLTSSEICRQLHELRRQNEDLRRRADSFQREKEEMLRRIDRLEQMVLVQESEADLDFGEDV; this is translated from the exons ATGCACAGTCTCGGCGCCAGCAAAGTCGTTGCTACTCTCCGAGCGGATGGTCACGTCTACCCCATGGAGAACTCCAACCTGATGCACTACGAGATC CGCACCGAAGGGGATGTCCAGCAAAAGAAGGGGATCCTGGTGGGTCCGGCCACATGCGTTGACCTGGGCAAACAGCTGCTCCAGTGCGCCAGAGACAGCGATGTAGCTGGGGTCAAGGCGGCGCTAGCGCATGGAGCTCCCTTCGCTTCCGACTGGCTAGGTATGTCGGCACTTCACTTTGCCGCCATGAACAATCAGCTGGAGATTTGCGAAATCCTCCTGCAGGGGGGCATTAACATGGATGGCAAGACCAAGGTAGACCGAACGCCGCTCCACCTAGCCTGCTACTACGGTCACGAGCGGATAGTCAGCTTGCTGCTAGCGCTAAAGTGCAGCGTCAACTCCCGCGACATG CTTCGCATGACCCCGCTGCACTGGGCGGTCGAGAAAAAACACAAGGGAATTGTGCGCCTGCTACTCAAGTGCCAGGCAGATGTCACCTTGGTCTCCAAATTCGGCAAGACGCCGATCGGACTTGCCGTGTACACGGAACAAGCGGATGTGCTGGCGGAGTTGGAAGCGGCACGACAGGCGCAGGCCAGTAAGAAGTTACACGAGGAATCGGAG CAACAAGCACATAAGACCAAA AAGGAAACCAATGAAGCTGTCAGCTCAATAATGGACGAACCGGAAGTAATTAAAACCGTGGACGACAAAGAAATGTCGGTTGAAGAACGAATGGATGTCCTAGAAAACATGCGAGGCC ATGCAAACGTCCTGCGGAACACTGCGCTTTACATACTAAAGACGCACGAAATCGCAGACATGGTGCAGGACAACGATGACGAGGACTCGAAAGAAATGCTGAACACTGCGTTGCAGAATGGACGCCAACTTGTCCTCTCTGAAGGAGGACGCATGCTGCTGCACGAAACAAAATCGGGCATCAGCGGCAAGCAATCCACGAACGGAAACGCCCGGCCTTCGGTCGCAGCGCTCCGCACAAATGTTAATAATTCTCATCCCAAGATTCGGATGAATGTCCTGAAGCAGAAGGATCTTCCGTCACCGGCGGGAGTTGCCAAGAACAAG AATATACGCATTATCTCGTTGACTGATTTTAAGAAACTCTACGGATCGGACAGCACGGCAAAGTCCCTTCAGAAAATACCCGCCTCATTGGCAAG CTCTGGAATGGTGCGGCATCTTCCCGATGGCACAAAGCTAGTCAACATGCGCCAGTTGCAGGCTCGACAG TTAAAGCTCCCCTCCCTGCAAAGGCCGCAGGATCTCACTGCGCTAGAAGAATCACACAGCCAGAACGAAGCCGCGGTCCCATCCCCACTGCCTTCAGGCCATCCCGCGTCGGGCAGTTCGCTTAGGGGACAAGTGGGCACCGTCCAGACGATACAGCTGCGACCTTCACTCTCGGCAGGATCCGGCCAAGGCGCAGTAAACAACGGGGCGGCACCTGGCAAGACAATCGTCAATGCGACGAAGCAGTCGCCGAAATCTCCGAACGTGATGCCGCTGCTAACTTCTTCTGAGATCTGTCGCCAGCTTCACGAGTTGCGGCGTCAAAACGAAGACCTGCGGCGGCGGGCCGACTCCTTTCAGCGGGAAAAGGAGGAAATGCTGAGGCGCATTGACCGCCTGGAGCAGATGGTGCTGGTTCAAGAGTCGGAGGCGGACTTGGATTTTGGAGAGGACGTTTAG